A genomic stretch from Kribbella amoyensis includes:
- a CDS encoding dihydrofolate reductase family protein — MELSVNVFVSLDGVMQGPGGPGEDASNGFDRGGWLVPHSGEGQLDSVDGWFKQADAVLLGRSTFDMMRAYWPQVTDPDNTVATALNAGKKYVVSTTLSDEDAAWGDTTVIRANVVEEIRKLKEQPGRELQVHGSWQLARTLHDAGLVDVYRLIQFPVVVGDGKRLFGHGLPASYKITEGEVLPGGAGVVSLTLRQTGFGTTGAGEFAVVDGKETVV, encoded by the coding sequence ATGGAACTCAGCGTCAACGTCTTCGTCAGCCTCGACGGTGTCATGCAGGGCCCGGGCGGCCCCGGCGAGGACGCCAGCAACGGCTTCGACCGTGGCGGCTGGCTGGTTCCGCACAGTGGAGAAGGCCAACTGGACTCGGTCGACGGCTGGTTCAAGCAGGCCGACGCCGTTCTGCTGGGCCGCAGCACCTTCGACATGATGCGTGCCTACTGGCCCCAGGTCACCGACCCGGACAACACCGTTGCCACCGCGCTCAACGCCGGGAAGAAGTACGTCGTCAGCACCACGTTGTCCGACGAGGACGCCGCCTGGGGCGACACCACCGTGATTCGGGCGAACGTGGTCGAGGAGATCCGCAAGCTCAAGGAGCAGCCGGGCCGCGAACTCCAGGTCCACGGCAGCTGGCAGCTCGCCCGGACCCTGCACGACGCCGGCCTGGTCGACGTGTACCGGCTGATCCAGTTCCCGGTCGTCGTCGGCGACGGCAAGCGCCTGTTCGGCCACGGCCTCCCGGCCTCGTACAAGATCACCGAGGGCGAGGTACTCCCCGGTGGTGCGGGCGTCGTCTCGCTGACCCTGCGGCAGACCGGATTCGGGACCACCGGCGCCGGCGAGTTCGCCGTCGTGGACGGCAAGGAAACAGTGGTCTAG
- a CDS encoding S41 family peptidase codes for MAQPRRTVSKSAAADSKAESRTAKSSSAKRGSKSKDQPKTVARKGSTARQPATTRAARTRTAETRQAVAAEAAAATPLPQFLASAGTLTIGQRKLLVDQALLLLEQNYVHLPLKAAIHAVNPLQRLRVMRARMERQTAETMEAEWIFHRQMSSIFHSVRDLHTNYLLPAPFAGKIAFLPFMIEKCHDATGDHYLVSRTVAGYTAPQFGPGAEVTHWNGTPIARAVALNGAAFAGSNDAANLARGLESLTLRPLVIQAPPDEDWVTLSYLGLDGSEQELREQWMVTTNLPPMTDLDALSEASASMGLDLDSDEKARAKKALYVREVVELEGGRSSAALDDPVAVGGADLPTTMPGVFRARAVTTSAGTYGHVRIFTFSVTDPVAFRDEFVRLIAALPQQGLIVDVRDNGGGHIHASEFTLQTMTPRRIAPEPVQFISSPLNLRICRRHKDNPSGIDLGPWFDSLDLATETGAGFSAAKPITPEAGANDIGQTYHGPVVLVTDARCYSATDIFAAGFADHRIGMILGVDDNTGAGGANVWTHGLLATLLNEPPPPDPTSPYVALPNGANLRVAIRRTLRVGELSGTPVEDLGVRPDVTHQMTRADLLSGNVDLLEAAGALLATMPARRLDVTTSLAGTTLTVGLSVTGINRVDLYLDDRPISSEDLTAAPLGIDILDVTAGQLLRADGYATDDLVASRRVRV; via the coding sequence ATGGCACAGCCACGCAGGACCGTCAGCAAGTCGGCCGCAGCCGACTCCAAAGCCGAGAGCAGGACAGCCAAGAGCAGTTCGGCCAAGCGCGGGTCCAAGTCGAAGGATCAGCCGAAAACCGTTGCCCGCAAGGGATCCACGGCCCGCCAACCGGCCACCACCAGAGCGGCCCGGACCAGAACCGCGGAGACCCGGCAGGCGGTCGCCGCGGAGGCCGCCGCGGCGACCCCGTTGCCGCAGTTCCTCGCGTCGGCCGGCACCCTGACGATCGGCCAGCGCAAGCTGCTCGTCGACCAGGCCTTGCTGCTGCTCGAACAGAACTACGTGCACCTGCCGTTGAAGGCCGCGATCCACGCCGTCAATCCGCTGCAGCGGCTGCGGGTGATGCGCGCGAGGATGGAACGGCAGACCGCCGAGACGATGGAGGCCGAGTGGATCTTCCACCGGCAGATGTCGAGCATCTTCCATTCGGTCCGCGACCTGCACACCAACTACCTGCTGCCCGCGCCGTTCGCCGGCAAGATCGCGTTCCTGCCGTTCATGATCGAGAAGTGCCACGACGCCACCGGTGACCACTACTTGGTCAGCCGCACGGTCGCGGGGTACACCGCGCCGCAGTTCGGGCCGGGCGCCGAGGTGACGCACTGGAACGGTACGCCGATCGCGCGGGCCGTCGCGCTCAACGGTGCGGCCTTCGCCGGCAGCAACGACGCGGCGAACCTGGCCCGCGGACTCGAGTCGCTGACCCTGCGTCCGTTGGTGATCCAGGCCCCGCCGGACGAGGACTGGGTGACGCTGTCCTACCTCGGCCTGGACGGGTCGGAGCAGGAGTTGCGCGAGCAGTGGATGGTGACCACGAACCTGCCGCCGATGACCGACCTGGACGCGCTGTCCGAGGCGTCGGCGTCGATGGGGCTCGACCTCGACTCGGACGAGAAGGCGCGGGCCAAGAAGGCGCTGTACGTCCGCGAGGTGGTCGAGCTCGAAGGCGGCCGGAGTTCGGCAGCTCTGGACGATCCGGTCGCCGTCGGTGGGGCCGATCTGCCGACCACGATGCCGGGCGTCTTCCGGGCCCGCGCGGTCACCACCTCGGCCGGGACCTACGGGCACGTGCGGATCTTCACCTTCAGCGTGACCGACCCGGTCGCGTTCCGGGACGAGTTCGTCCGGCTGATCGCGGCCCTTCCGCAGCAGGGGCTGATCGTCGACGTCCGGGACAACGGCGGCGGCCACATCCACGCCAGCGAGTTCACCCTGCAGACGATGACGCCGCGCCGGATCGCGCCCGAGCCGGTGCAGTTCATCAGCTCGCCGTTGAACCTGCGGATCTGCCGGCGGCACAAGGACAACCCGTCCGGGATCGACCTCGGGCCCTGGTTCGACTCGCTCGACCTGGCCACCGAGACCGGGGCCGGGTTCTCCGCGGCGAAGCCGATCACCCCGGAGGCCGGCGCGAACGACATCGGCCAGACGTACCACGGGCCGGTCGTGCTGGTCACCGATGCGCGCTGCTACTCGGCGACCGACATCTTCGCGGCCGGGTTCGCCGACCACCGGATCGGGATGATCCTCGGCGTCGACGACAACACCGGAGCCGGCGGCGCGAACGTCTGGACCCACGGCCTGCTCGCGACCCTGCTGAACGAACCACCGCCACCCGACCCGACCTCGCCGTATGTCGCGTTGCCGAACGGTGCGAACCTGCGGGTCGCGATCCGCCGGACCCTGCGGGTCGGCGAGCTGTCCGGGACGCCGGTCGAGGATCTCGGGGTCCGGCCGGACGTGACCCACCAGATGACCCGTGCGGACCTGCTGTCCGGCAACGTGGACCTGCTCGAGGCGGCCGGGGCGTTGCTCGCGACGATGCCCGCGCGCCGGCTCGACGTGACCACCTCGCTGGCCGGGACGACGCTGACGGTCGGGCTGAGCGTGACCGGGATCAACCGGGTCGACCTCTACCTGGACGACCGGCCGATCAGCTCCGAGGACCTGACCGCCGCGCCACTCGGTATCGACATCCTGGACGTGACCGCGGGGCAGCTGTTGCGCGCCGACGGGTACGCCACCGACGACCTGGTCGCGTCGCGCCGGGTACGGGTCTGA